TTCTATCGCTTCCAGCGTAGGTATTCCGGACAGGTTCGCCTACTCCATGAGTAAAGGTGCCGTACTGACCATGACCCTCTCCGTAGCCAAAGATTACCTCGGCGATAATATCCGCTGTAACTGCGTGTCTCCGGCCAGAGTGCATACTCCTTTCGTTGACGGTTTCATCGCTAAAAATTATCCTGGCAAAGAAGCAGAAATGTTCGAGAAACTGAGCAAGACCCAGCCTATCGGACGTATGGCTAAACCTGCTGAAGTAGGCACCCTCGCACTCTTCCTCTGCTCGGATGAAGCCGGATTCATCACCGGTAGTGATTACCCGATCGATGGAGGTTTTATCCGTCTTAATAACTAATAATTTAATATGTTGAGTGTAACTTTAGGTCGAATGCCTATTTTTAAGCTTTATAACAAATCACCTAAACGTTCATGAAACATTTTCCCGTTTACCTGGCACTGGCTACTTTAGGGTTTGCCGCTTGTAATAATGGTAAGAGTAATACCGCAGCTTCTGCGCCACAATCTGATTCTGTTCCGATGACACCCGCCACCGCGGCCGGAAAAGTGGATGTAACACTGAAAAACAGAACCAAAGACACCGCGCAGGTGGTGATTAAGTTCGCTATCAATGGTCAGGAAAAAGAAAAATCCTTCGACCAGGCCATCCTCACAGAAGGCTCCGATAATGATGTAATCCGCGTAGCATGGGATAAACCTAACAGCGCCTATATCGGCGTAGTAAAGCCTAACCGAGCTCCCCGCTATTACCACGCCAGCGTAGACAGCAGCAATGGCGCACTGAAGATTTTCTGGGCCACCGTACCGCCAAAACCAGTATGGTTGTACATGGAAAATGTACAAGGCCTCGGTAAAGTAGCCGCTGCAGCCTCCGGAACAACAAATTCCTATAAAAAGAATATTAAATCCGGTAAAATCATCGAAGATTTTATTGCTGAAATAAAACCTTCCGATAAACCAGATAACGTAGTCCTCTACGTGGAATTTGCAGGTGTCAATAAAACCATGACCATGCCGGTTCCAAAAGGTTACAAACCTGTTATCCAGACAACCGCAAAACCTGAACAGGTTTATTTCTCCATGGAAAAAGACGGGAAACTGGATGCGGTAATGGACCTCAGGGTAGAAGATGGCCACTTACAGGTGGAACATCTGAAAGAAATAAAATAATAGCAAACAATAAAAATAGTGTAATGAAACTTATCAGGTTTGGTTTAGCAGGAGCTGAAAAGCCAGGTGTTGCAACAGATGCCGGCATGTTTGATGTTAGCGCATTTGGCGAAGATTATGGAGAGAAATTTTTTGAGACGAATGGTCTGCAACGCCTCGCTGAATGGTGGGCTGCCAACAGTAGCAGCTGTCCGCAGGTACCTGCCGGTACCCGCCTGGGATCTGCTATCGCACGCCCTTCCAAAATAGTTTGTATCGGCCTCAACTACGCCGACCACGCTAAAGAAACAAATGCAGCGATCCCTGCAGAACCAATCGTGTTCTTTAAAAGTACTTCCTCGCTGGTAGGTCCTAACGATAACCTCATCATCCCGCGTAACAGCGAAAAAACTGACTGGGAAGTAGAACTGGCGGTGGTGATAGGTAAAAAAGCCAGCTACGTGGAAGAGAAAGATGCACTGGAGTATGTTGCCGGCTACTGCCTGCACAACGACTACAGCGAACGTGCATTCCAGCTGGAAAGAGGTGGTCAGTGGGTAAAAGGTAAAAGTAATGATACCTTCGCGCCTTTAGGCCCATGGCTCGCTACACAGGACGAAATCGCCGATGTCAACAACCTGCGTTTATGGCTTACCGTTAACGGCAAAACCATGCAGGACGGTACTACTGCCAACCTGATCTTCAAAATACCTTTCCTGGTATCTTACCTCAGCCAGTTCATGACCCTGCTCCCGGGTGATGTGATCTCTACCGGCACTCCTGCTGGTGTAGGCCTCGGTATGAACCCACAGGTATACCTGAAACCAGGAGACGTTGTTGAACTGGGTATCGATAACCTGGGATCTTCCAAACAAACGGCTGTAGCCTATAAATAACTGATATGGCAAGATATTGTCTGGCTTTAGATCTGGTAGATGACCCACAGCTGATAGGCGAGTATGAAACCTATCACCGGGATGTCTGGCCGGAAATAAAAAAGAGCATCACCGACAGCGGTATCACCGGCATGGAAATCTATCGCGCTGGTAACCGTTTGTTTATGATCATGGAAACGGATGCCTCGTTCTCTTTCGAACGCAAAGGTGCGATGGACGCCACTAATCCTAAGGTACAGGAATGGGAACAGTTGATGTGGAAATATCAGCAGGCCATCCCTGTTGCAAAACCAGGGGAGAAGTGGGTAATGATGGACAGAATTTTTTCTTTATAGTGCCTGCGGCACTTTTTTCTCGCAAAGCAGCATAAGCAGCTGCTCTGCTGCTTTGCGAGCAACTAATCTAACGTTATGATAATTGACGCGCACCAACATTTCTGGAAGTATGATCCCATCCGCGATGCGTGGATCGATGAT
This window of the Chitinophaga sp. Cy-1792 genome carries:
- a CDS encoding fumarylacetoacetate hydrolase family protein, whose amino-acid sequence is MKLIRFGLAGAEKPGVATDAGMFDVSAFGEDYGEKFFETNGLQRLAEWWAANSSSCPQVPAGTRLGSAIARPSKIVCIGLNYADHAKETNAAIPAEPIVFFKSTSSLVGPNDNLIIPRNSEKTDWEVELAVVIGKKASYVEEKDALEYVAGYCLHNDYSERAFQLERGGQWVKGKSNDTFAPLGPWLATQDEIADVNNLRLWLTVNGKTMQDGTTANLIFKIPFLVSYLSQFMTLLPGDVISTGTPAGVGLGMNPQVYLKPGDVVELGIDNLGSSKQTAVAYK
- a CDS encoding L-rhamnose mutarotase — protein: MARYCLALDLVDDPQLIGEYETYHRDVWPEIKKSITDSGITGMEIYRAGNRLFMIMETDASFSFERKGAMDATNPKVQEWEQLMWKYQQAIPVAKPGEKWVMMDRIFSL